In the Pseudanabaena sp. PCC 7367 genome, one interval contains:
- a CDS encoding YHS domain-containing (seleno)protein, whose protein sequence is MKVKYFATTISSIVLLTLLASCSPGTTTAPDPGSPATTTDVADPCAAKDPCAAKDPCAAKDPCAAKDPCAAKDPCAADPCAAKDPCAGASNPCAAKNYANAVFVDNGVAIRGIDPVAYFTEGGPVEGSDEFAYEWQGAIWHFSSAENRDKFASNPEEFAPQYGGYCAYAVSQGTTAPIDPDAWTIVDGKLYLNVSKKIQKRWEKDIPGYISQADANWPGVLDS, encoded by the coding sequence ATGAAAGTTAAGTATTTTGCCACCACGATCTCCTCGATCGTCCTGTTGACTTTATTGGCTAGCTGTAGTCCTGGCACAACTACAGCACCTGATCCTGGCTCTCCCGCTACCACTACTGATGTTGCCGATCCCTGTGCCGCCAAAGATCCCTGTGCTGCCAAAGATCCCTGCGCTGCCAAAGATCCCTGCGCTGCCAAAGACCCCTGCGCCGCTAAAGACCCCTGCGCCGCTGATCCTTGCGCTGCTAAAGACCCTTGCGCTGGTGCCTCTAATCCATGTGCCGCAAAGAACTATGCTAACGCTGTGTTTGTTGACAATGGCGTAGCGATCCGTGGCATTGACCCGGTGGCCTACTTTACTGAGGGCGGCCCAGTAGAGGGAAGTGATGAATTTGCCTATGAATGGCAAGGGGCAATCTGGCATTTTTCTAGCGCCGAGAACCGCGATAAGTTTGCCAGTAACCCAGAAGAATTTGCGCCCCAATATGGTGGCTATTGCGCCTATGCGGTCAGCCAGGGAACCACTGCACCGATCGATCCTGATGCCTGGACAATTGTTGATGGCAAGCTCTACCTCAACGTGAGCAAGAAAATCCAGAAACGTTGGGAAAAAGACATCCCTGGTTACATCAGCCAGGCTGATGCCAACTGGCCTGGTGTGCTCGATAGCTAG
- a CDS encoding sigma-70 family RNA polymerase sigma factor, with product MNLSSKSDTELFRALQSGNHKALGVLYDRYGTVVYRLALRILGNPAEAEDLTQDIFVSFWRKNNYDPDRGSVSVFLMTLTRSRAIDRIRKSRTKQKFLQKLGRGDSLFSPGNLMEQVSLSEVAKLVRSALQQLPENQRQVLEMAYYDGMSQSEINRALNIPLGTVKTRARQGLIKLRHILKDLVE from the coding sequence ATGAATCTATCATCCAAATCAGACACGGAATTATTCCGGGCGCTCCAGTCTGGCAATCACAAAGCCCTTGGTGTTCTTTACGATCGCTACGGCACTGTTGTCTATCGTCTCGCGTTGCGGATTTTGGGGAATCCAGCGGAGGCAGAAGATCTTACCCAAGATATCTTTGTCTCATTCTGGCGCAAAAATAATTACGATCCCGATCGCGGTTCGGTGAGTGTGTTTTTAATGACTCTGACTAGATCTAGAGCGATCGATCGGATTCGGAAATCACGCACCAAGCAAAAATTCTTGCAAAAACTCGGACGTGGTGATTCTTTGTTTAGTCCCGGTAATCTTATGGAACAAGTTTCATTATCGGAGGTTGCTAAACTGGTGCGATCGGCACTCCAACAACTGCCAGAAAATCAGCGACAGGTTTTAGAGATGGCCTACTATGACGGTATGAGTCAATCGGAAATCAATCGCGCGCTGAATATTCCGCTAGGGACTGTGAAAACTCGCGCCCGTCAGGGGCTGATTAAACTTAGACATATACTAAAAGATTTGGTGGAATAG
- a CDS encoding anti-sigma factor, protein MESLQESQNWQELLAGYVLGDLNPQEEAQVKQYLSEHPEAEREILALEQSLALLPFALPEAAPPESLKSNLLAQVEADIAQEAASSLPQIGQVERVFQPHRSPKFGRLIAAAIAIVAVGLGGYSWSLQRKLAIAQQDLDAYHKAIAMLRQPDNRLLALQGMKNLEGATGSFVITPGMEAAVLSVQNLEQLPPGMVYSMWAYVDGKKVDCVEFRPGQDGKVFMTVPLDRVLTNTQLVEVTVEKAGTLKPSGEMVMKGDLSV, encoded by the coding sequence ATGGAATCCCTGCAAGAGTCGCAAAATTGGCAAGAGCTTTTGGCTGGTTATGTGCTTGGTGATCTGAACCCCCAGGAGGAGGCTCAGGTCAAGCAATATTTGAGCGAGCATCCCGAAGCAGAACGCGAGATTTTGGCGTTGGAGCAAAGTTTGGCGCTGTTGCCATTTGCCTTGCCGGAGGCTGCCCCACCGGAAAGCTTGAAATCAAATTTATTGGCGCAGGTGGAAGCTGATATTGCCCAGGAGGCTGCATCGTCATTGCCGCAAATTGGACAAGTTGAGCGGGTTTTTCAACCGCACCGATCGCCAAAATTTGGCCGCTTAATCGCCGCCGCGATCGCAATTGTGGCAGTTGGCTTAGGTGGTTATAGCTGGAGTTTGCAAAGGAAATTAGCCATCGCCCAACAGGATTTGGATGCATACCACAAGGCGATCGCCATGTTGCGACAGCCTGACAATCGTTTGTTAGCTTTGCAAGGCATGAAGAATCTAGAAGGTGCTACGGGCAGCTTTGTGATTACGCCAGGCATGGAAGCCGCGGTATTATCAGTGCAAAATCTAGAGCAGTTGCCACCGGGGATGGTCTATAGCATGTGGGCCTATGTGGATGGTAAAAAGGTCGATTGTGTAGAATTTCGCCCTGGTCAAGATGGCAAGGTGTTTATGACCGTACCCCTCGATCGCGTTTTAACCAATACCCAACTGGTTGAAGTGACGGTGGAGAAAGCAGGCACGCTCAAACCATCAGGAGAAATGGTGATGAAGGGCGATCTCTCGGTTTAG